In Montipora capricornis isolate CH-2021 chromosome 4, ASM3666992v2, whole genome shotgun sequence, the DNA window ggtgaaagaagttgtgagagagcttgaaaattatcaacatatcagcccagaagccaatgtttctcacttcccatatattttcttcaatctttcgattctgggttcagtactttgctagtaaccacacgtcttctcaggctatttacccaagacttctaccatggcactacaatgataaacaataccaaaacaatatcgtgcactgttagagctacatactACGCAAGCCtgaaggacaacttgaatctcctggaagacaacacacagctcagttgacattttatatggaataaatcgctgtgttacttcactaccacacatacatgtaagcactgcgtgtttatttttttaaagaggacaggaatttcttctttctgacaaatgattaattaataggccggtagccaggtttttaacctcagaaaaggatctgtttcgtcgtacgaacgtgtgaggacctgtaagccaaagggcctctgctggtatgacttctgggtgaccccttaaatggtcttaatgacgccccaacttgaaaaaaaatttctggaacagttcacgtaccacaggcaacccagtgtaccctcacggagggtctagtctGGTTTTAAAACGACAATGtttcacaggctccccaagctgaaaatacgtggtgtatgcgacagtttgtgtatatagagaattgtatgggaaaatcaccgatcgtaaaaaaattgtgtaaataactatctcatttgaaataaagttttcctacctcaaatttgtgacgaacttgtctcttttgccgagtttagagccattctgaggccgtttagtgaagttatcctactaacaatttttttacgatcggtgattttcccatacaattctctatatacacaaactgtcgcatacaccacatATTTTCAGCTTCGGGAGCCTGTGAATGTTCTTGTTGCGTAATTCTTTCAAAATCTTGTGTGTCTTGGTGTCTTTATTTGAGGGATGGAACGTGGAGACATAGGAGTGCGCCGAATGCGACAGATCGGTAGCCAGTTTTCCAGCCATTTTAGAGTCTTTAAGAGCCGCCCTCTATAAATATCGACTATCGTCGTTTGgatgagaaaaaatgaaatccctCAAACTTTCTCAGAAGAATCTTCTATATAAGTGATTCACATAAATATAACTGTCAGCTTAGTTCGATTCGTATTTTAGCTGTAGTGCGACCATCTTGGTTTTGCCGATTCGAGAGGGCTTTCAGCGGCCATTTTAGACTACACTTTTTAGGGTTTGCCTTACAATGAAAACGTTACAAATCGGAACAAAATCGCATTATCCGagacaagcaaatgtttgttgtTAGGTTAAGAAgcttttttgggaatttgatcgagatctgatttttttacaaaatttttaattCCTTACCTAGTGAACTACTCTTCAAGTGCCAAAAAAATGGCCCAGTTTAAAGGAAAATATCGCTAAAGATACATTAGTTGACATCCTAAAACAGCATCCCGGTCAAAGAACAATGTTTCATCTGcaagaaaatgcaataaaatttttgggcagTTTAAAGGACAAAATTATAGAAGAAGAAGTTTTAACCGTACTTTTGTCAACAAACACCGCCTTCGTAATAAGCATAACAACCTGAAAATAACGATTTACTAAGAATATAATGATTAATTCCACTAACCTCGTAAAATATCAAGAACTGGATATTTCAAGCTATATCAAATTATAGTTCCAGTCGGATACAGCCGCATTTTTGATGATTTGTTGTGCGAAATCACTGTAATACACCGCAGCCGTTAATAAACTGAGTTGAATTCTTCAAAACCCGTCAGGGCAACCATCAGccgaaaaaaattgtctttcgcCTCATAAGCTGTCGTGTGCAGGGCGTCAAATATGTCTTTGTTATCCTTAATGACCAAAAATTATTTCAGCAACCATTAAAATCCTGCTTTGAACTGGAGATTCTGGTCAAGAAATCGTTTATGTTGACCTCTGCCATGATTAAACAATAAGATTGCGTTACAGAAACGCGCACACATTCAGTTGGGTTGGGTTGGGGGTGGGGAGGAAACCAAAATGGAACAGctcctaaattaaaaaaaaaatgtctgtttAAGATTTACTGCCAAAGCTATTTTATGCATTTTGGGTACTAAATAGGAAAGTGCTGTCCCGCAATAACGTGGAATATGATAAACCCTTGTACAGTATTTCTTTGGTTGGGTAGGGGGACGGgggttggcaagtaaaacacgaATTTACAGTATCAGTTGATCGATGCTCTTCTGTTTAGGGTTCATACATGTTCACAACTATCCCAAGCTCACTGACAGCTATCTATTTGTAATATTATGAAACAGTGAAAAAGTTTTATTTACTGGCAcgtaaaattaatttaagagTTTGTAGGGGAATACATGCAAATTAACGGGTAAAACAGAATTCCGATAAAAAGCGACTTATTTacttgtttgttgttgttgattttttgtgatttacacTTGCCTGTTTGTGTTTTGGAACGTTTTATAGCGTTTACCATAACAAGGACTTGGAGCCAAAAAAATATCGTTGGAAATGCTATCAAATGTTACGAAGGGCTGCCGATTGACAAATAGGGCACAACAGCTAATAGTAAGTAGCATTTATTGAATGTGGCAAAGGGTGTTTTCGCAACGCGTGATGGCCCCAAAATAGCAGCGTGACAGGTGATGGAACCCAAATATGTTGAGTGATGCGGGCAGGACTGGATATCACAAGGGCAATCCTAAAAAcccggtagcctcgcagctcctacaaggtctcacctgattggagaccacccttgaggtttaacaaaagaacaaataacagaaacaatggcccttttgttttaggcctagggtaacagaaacaatggcccttttgttttaggcctagggtccattgtttctgttatttgttaaacctcaagggtgttctccaatcaggtgagaccttttaagagctgcgaggtgaccctaAAAACCAGGAAACCATTCCTCTCTGGGCAACGTGATCTTAACAAGGACAAGAACCGCGCTCTTCAGTGTAGGGGCCAGGGTGATAAAAAGGATGGCTAACCCTCTCCACCCGAAAAATCACCAACCCTGACTTAATAACGGTTTATCAGATGAATAGTCCTAtccaactttttaaaaacccggtCCGATATTTAGCGTAAGGGTTGTTGTTGAAACCTAGTCATGCCTTTTACAGTTACAGTTTGTGGTTGAAGTTGAACAGAAAACgataattttccttttatttatttattagacaTTGCTTAAGTGAATTTTTCTGTCATTATTCTCAATTCAGGATTCCGGTCTCTGGTTCCTGGTTTTAGGATTGCCCTTGTGATATCCAGTCCCGCCCGCATCACGTGACATATTTGGGTTCCATCACCCGTCACGCTGCTAATTTTGGGGCCATCACGCGTTGCGAAAACACCCTTTGCCACATTCAATAAATGCTACTTACTATTAGCTGTTGTGCCCTATTTTTCAGTCGGCAGCCCTTCGTAACATTTGATAGCATTTCCAATGATGTTTTTCTGGCCCCAAGTCCTTGTTATGGTAAACGCTATAAAACGTTCCAAAACACAAACAGGCAAgtgtaaatcacaaaaaatcaacaacaacaacaacaacaaacaagtAAATAAGTCGCTTTTTTATCGGAATTCTGCTTTAGCCGTTAATTTGCATGTATTCCAATACAAACTCTCAAATTAATTTTACGGGCCAGTAAATAAAACTTTTTCACTGTTTCATAATATTACAAATAGATAGCTGTCAGTAAGATTGGGATAGTTGTGAACATGTATGAACCCTAAACAGAAGAGCATCGATCAACTGATACTGTAAACTCATGTTTTACTTGCTCACCCCCGTCCCCCTACCCAAAGAAATACTGTACAAGGGTTTATCATATTCCACGTTATTGCGGGACAGCACTTTCCTATTTAGTACCCAAAATGCATAAAATAGCTTTGGCAGTAAATCTTaaacagacattttttttttaatttaggagCTGTTCCATTTTGGTTTCCTCCCCACCCCCAACCCAACCCAACTGAATGTGTGCGCGTTTCTGTAACGCAATCTTATTGTTTAATCATGGCAGAGGTCAACATAAACGATTTCTTGACCAGAATCTCCAGTTCAAAGCAGGATTTTAATGGTtgctgaaataattttttgtcaTTAAGGATAACAAAGACATATTTGACGCCCTGCACACGACAGCTTATGAGgcgaaagacaatttttttcggCTGATGGTTGCCCTGACGGGTTTTGAAGAATTCAACTCAGTTTATTAACGGCTGCGGTGTATTACAGTGATTTCGCGCAACAAATCATCAAAAATGCGGCTGTATCCGACTGGAACTATAATTTGATATAGCTTGAAATATCCAGTTCTTGATATTTTACGAGGTTAGTGGAATTAATCATTATATTCTTAGTAAATCGTTATTTTCAGGTTGTTATGCTTATTACGAAGGCGGTGTTTGTTGACAAAAGTACGGTTAAAACTTCTTCTTCTATAATTTTGTCCTTTAAACTGCCCaaaattttattgcattttcttgCAGATGAAACATTGTTCTTTGACCGGGATGCTGTTTTAGGATGTCAACTAATGTATCTTTAGCGATATTTTCCTTTAAACTGGGCCATTTTTTTGGCACTTGAAGAGTAGTTCACTAGGTAAGGaattaaaaattttgtaaaaaaatcagatctcgatcaaattcccaaaaaagcTTCTTAACCTAacaacaaacatttgcttgtctCGGATAATGCGATTTTGTTCCGATTTGTAACGTTTTCATTGTAAGGCAAACCCTAAAAAGTGTAGTCTAAAATGGCCGCTGAAAGCCCTCTCGAATCGGCAAAACCAAGATGGTCGCACTACAGCTAAAATAAGAATCGAACTAAGCTGAAAGTTATATTTATGTGAATCACTTATATAGAAGATTCTTCTGAGAAAGTTTGagggatttcattttttctcatcCAAACGATGATAGTCGATATTTATAGAGGGCGGCTCTTAATGTTCTTATGCATAGTATGATGGATAAGTTCAAAACAACTAAAGACATCAGATTTGCTTATTTTGGTTGGACAGATGGAGTGATTTAGTCCAAGCTTTAAAATACCAAGTTGTTCTTGTGTAAGCCGTGCTGAAGAGATGTTAGTTACCGTTTCATCCGAGGTAAAAGGAAGGACGGTATTGCGTGTTAACTTTTCAAGTTTCTTCTGGTGTGTCATAATTACCTTGTTCGCAGCTTTGTCGACGTTTTTAGATAACGATCGTTTAAGAATGTAAAAGTCCAAACCCGTTAGCACGTCCTTGATCTTATTCGATAGCGCGTTCATCGTCTGTCGTAGTTTACGGCTTTCCTTTGCTCGTTTGGTTCTCAAAATCAAAGAGGCGTTGCACATACTTTGGGacaaaccaacacttaacgcacaggtcaaacacgttaatttgtttaattttgaattactattgtcgtagtcttaattattgtcattattattattgtaatttctctagtatttatattccctgtaatttattgttcatttcacactgaagatggcagaggctactgccgaaacatgtttgtaaaactcaggagtgtcgtgttttttttttaaattagtttcttcactgcttttatctaGACCCGTTGGAAGaatatttattcaacttcaacgCGCAAAGTTATGTTTTATGGAACGaatatatttattcaacttCACCAAAATATGTTCATTCAACCAAAAATATTTATTCGACTCTTTACAAGCTCCCAGACATCAATAACTTCTTATTCAACAAAGCTCCACCTCCCTTCCTTCCTGCTACCCCTGCGTAAAAAAAGAAGAGCGTGACCTGGAAACAGCGCGGCATGGCGGCCCAGGAACAGTGTTTTGATGACATTGTTAGTACTTCTTTTGTAGGAAGTTATGACAGGTCTGCACGGACtccttaatttaaattttttttgcgGTTGCCTCGCTTTGGAGCCTAAAAGAAACTATATTTTTGCTCTTACGAGCGTGTCTTTGAGGGATTTACCCCTTCTGTATGATATTATCGGAGGTTTTAAGTAGATCCAATTCAGCATAGGCTGTCTTTCTATGATGTTCCATAGTTCTActattaacttttttaaagactTTTGACCGCTGGGTGGTACGTAGTGACAATTAAAACGCGAAATTCTCCtgtttgtctttttgttttatgttacaGCCGATGGTCTACATGGAGGCAAACTTGACCTCTTGCAGACACCTCTCTATGATTGTATTTGGATAGCCGCGTTCTTTCAGGCGTTGTTTGAATTTCTCAAGGCTCTCTTCAAATGAATTCTTCATTTAATGttcttcaaatgttgttttcgaagagtttgttctaagcaGTCAATGGCTACGAGGCCTTATGGTTGAATTTGAGTATTTTTTGTGTGTGGAAATCTCCCTTGAAACttttgagacaaagaaaacagagctgagccgtgaaatttgaccatagaACCTCGCAGCCATGTCTGAATATTGACATTAttgtctgtccttgtgtgggcccatttccatcagtagggctaacgctcatatggttcatatggggtagctacttagcacttcacattacactctaatcagttaagtctattcaCTCACGCTTCACCTTTGATAAGGCCAGGGGTTAGGGAGGTGGCGCTTCGTTTAATAtaagggaccttaagatctacgacggcgacgtcaacgaaaacgtaacctcaaaataaaactttgctctattataagtctttcgcgattattccatctcgttcacgtcctacaatatgggcgaagtatcctaaaaataaattggtacaagcgatttcagagtgaaaatagagaatgaaaaattctctgttgcatgctcacgttgtcgtcaaattaaacctaaaatttggtgatttcacgtcgtcgtcatgcagagaaccgcaaaaatatgagcaataatccatgccgcacgtgcagcacgattatttattctcttttaaccaatgatatcactgttttgCGGCGGcgtcgtcgacgtcgtcgtcttagatcttaagctccctataagaattgctggttttcactcacgtgatcaacagccatgtttttcaacgaaaacaaaaggaagcgtttgcataataatagagttacattcccggaggatttgggaggcaccaacatggcggtcgtgacgtcatgcgAAAACCAAGAACTAATAGACGCCCGGGAACTTGCAAAGAGTTGCATAAATAtgttttgttgaatgaaaatatttttgttgaagatgAATAAATATATTCGTTCCATAAAACGTAACTTTGCACAAAAATAGCCCGTGTCGAACTTGAATGAATATAGTTGTTGAATAAACAAACCCCctgttgaagttgaataaatgtagtcgttgaatgaaaatatGCTGTGTTGAAGTTGAATCAATATAGATTATTGCTTACAAATTTTGCAACAAACAAACGGCCAACCCAAGGTATTATGGGTTAGCTAAAATTGGCAATGACGTAACGGCGAAAGAGGACGCATACATGACGAAACACATCAATACAAAGTATGGCGGCATACAGGAGAGGAAACGAGTACGATTTTCGTCGCAGTACAAATCCTTTTGAGGACGACTCCGACGATGAATTTGAGAAGGTTAACGGAGATGAAATCCGTACGCAAATGCAGATGGCAAGGGAGCGGACACTGGACAGCACAAAGCGATCTTTAGCCCTCATCGAAGAATCCCACGATTTGGCAGTTGTCACCGGCGAAGAACTTCAGACCCAGGGAGAAAAACTGAATCGGATAGAACGCAATCTGGACAAGATAGATTACGACATGACCATTGCCAAGAGGCACATTAAGTCGGTGGATAGCATTTGGGGCGCTGTTGGAAATTACTTTAAGAAAGCCCCGAAACCAAAGAAAAGTATACCGCCATCTGTTCCCAGCAGTGGTATTGGTGAATTGCAAGCCGAATCGTCGTTATACTATCGCGCAAGAGATAGTGACCCAAGTAGCTATGGAACAGGTGCAAGAAGCACGGCGCAATTTCAAAGAAGCGACTACTCATCGCGTGATCCACGCGAGAGAGAAATAGACGCCAATTTAGACCTCATATCCCAAGGTTTGGGGCGCTTGAAGGGCGATGCCTTGATACTTGGGAATGAAATTGAAAGGCAGAATGAACAGTTGGACAGGCTTGGTTCTAAAACGGATAGAGCTCACGAAGCAGTGGAGAAGTCGGATAAGAAAGTGAGGCAAATTTTGAGAAAGTAATCCCAATTAAATTTCGACTGACCAAACTGTCACACTTGACCCGAGCTCGAGGTTAATTAAGCCGTCTTTATAAATGACGTTACGGCTGAGGTTTTCCcaaacttcttttgttttcctgctAATGTGAAACTTGCTTAACTCAGCAGAACGTGACAAGATCATAAAATAAACTCGAAAAAAAAAGGCATAAGTCTTAACTTTTGCATTTGAGAAAGATGTTTGTGGCTTTAGTTTGGTTTCTGTGAAGATTGGAGTTTAGTGATGATTTCCAAAGATAACGTCAATGATTGCGGTCGCATTTAGGGAGTTAGCACTAGTGTTAAGTTCTTTTGTTCATTGTTCCcgtagggattcaaaacaccagggAGTTGACACTACAGTTgtgtcaacactagtgttactCTCTTTGTCTCGAATGTGACTGCAACCAAAGGTCCAGGTTAATTTGTCAAtgggccgttggcaaaacccggATCGGACCAGACcgatttaactccctgaagaagtcaggccgtgcctgacgaaatattggtcaaacaaaagctatatatcctcacagccgtacaaccagccttgcataattattttgtttttagtgttAATAAATGTATTTTACGATAAAAAATATAGTTTAACCGAGTTTTCCTTTTAGTGTCAGGAGCCGGTAAGACGTGAAACCACCGCgggttcttctattgaatttatcgggtatcggatgctgcagcacgagcaaaatgacttcacagtgtTATTCACAAACCATTAATCAACGAAAGTGTCTCAGGAGTTTTCAATACTCTGATTGGTTGTCCAGATATCAGCATCTACGGTTGGAGTAGCTTAAAATATGTGAGAAGTGTTGTGTAAATGGACGCCacgggaaaatattttaaatattggAATTTCCTGACAAATGTTTGTTGATTGatgccttgtgaataacattgtGCAGTGATTTTGCTCgtccgatacccgataaattcaGTAGAATAATCCCAGGCTCTGATCCTGACACTTACCAAAAGGAAAACtcgcttatacaaatttttttTATGGTAAACTACATTTtctaagctttcttctgatgtatagtttgttaggattttattgaaactagcGCGCGTACAAACTTTTTCCTGAAGGACTCccgcgaaggtgggaagtaacctttaACTGatgacccagggatttcatgtgtctactTTGGGTGGGAACTTTGTTATTGATCTGGTCCGAGTTTTGTCGATCCAGTCCAGTCCGATCCAATCCGACCCGGTCCGGTCCTGGTTTTGCCAATGGCCTTGTCAATGTGTCAGCGATATGGATGCACACACAGTGTTGAAAAAggatataaatatatatatatttcacaattattcgatgagcgcgcgttggatatgagatgatagatagccaacgaggcgcatagCGCAGAGTTGGCTATagtcatctcatatccaacaagcgcgagtggaataattgttttattaaaaacgcccccaaaatatggaaaactagactacaagaaaaataaaaaggccctaaaaatcacgcatatgcttactgtgtttgtagatcatggtataatggctcataacccatgatggcttagccaatcaaaactctcgaattgcattatccaatgatccagtctGTCATATTTGACAAGACACTGcttgattttcttgttcttgagatgttaaaatcaattttattgCCACAAAAAAATCTTGTACAACTTCTGCCTCTGAGGTTTGGGCTTTATTAGCGATTACCATATTGGATTATTATCCACATTTGGATGTATTTAGGAAAAGCAGGAGTGCAGCAAAAATTTCATGCTTGAAGTGGATGCAAGCCACCTCTGTATGTGGCAAGTTTAGGAAACTGTTCAAAGTTAGTAAAGTGCACACATGTAGTTTCACACTTCAGTGGTGGTGACTgatctttaacccattgacactgagagtgacacttaatagattttattctgtgggtaaagcaatgaagaatttttagaaaaaggtCTTCCCAAAATTTTACATTTCCAAGAATCTTGTCACAGTTCAATTTCCATGTTTGTCAAGAGACAGGGGTACCAAAGACACTGAATGACACACCACCACCCAAATCATAGGGCCAGGAAATCACAAGATCCCGTAAGCAGGGAAATTGGAGTTTAATTTTGCAATCACGCATTCCCCTAATTAAATTAATGGTATTTCCTAAGAGAGTAGGAAGGGGACAAATCAAGATGGTGTAGAAATGGTCTGAAGCAATTCAATGTTTTAGTAAATtgaaccagaaacccataagagttgaaacgtgtaacggccccttgtgtgcttggaaacaagcttctgaatattcaatttgctaagtaccatatttggaacaacaagagcaaggggtttccaaatatggtacttagcactgaaacgttcaaccaatcagttcgcactgaatattcggaagctgtgaaagcgcgttacacgtttcaacccttatgggtttctgattgaACTGAACAAGTGTAAGCAAATGGGAACGTGTTGATTGTCATTTTTCATAGCACTGAACAAGtttccctcaataattttgccctttgtgTG includes these proteins:
- the LOC138045597 gene encoding synaptosomal-associated protein 29-like is translated as MAAYRRGNEYDFRRSTNPFEDDSDDEFEKVNGDEIRTQMQMARERTLDSTKRSLALIEESHDLAVVTGEELQTQGEKLNRIERNLDKIDYDMTIAKRHIKSVDSIWGAVGNYFKKAPKPKKSIPPSVPSSGIGELQAESSLYYRARDSDPSSYGTGARSTAQFQRSDYSSRDPREREIDANLDLISQGLGRLKGDALILGNEIERQNEQLDRLGSKTDRAHEAVEKSDKKVRQILRK